A genomic stretch from Deltaproteobacteria bacterium includes:
- the rplS gene encoding 50S ribosomal protein L19, translating into MSLLKDVESRQQRKDLPKFHVGDTVRVFSRIKEGEKERVQYFEGIVIGFHRNAVSGTFKVRKESYGVGVERTYPIHSPLIEKIEVKKRGDVRRAKLFYLREVSGKKARIREKKDWLSKKEAPPAPPATPKE; encoded by the coding sequence ATGAGTCTCCTCAAGGATGTCGAATCCCGGCAGCAGCGCAAGGATCTCCCGAAATTCCACGTGGGGGACACCGTCCGGGTCTTCTCGCGGATCAAGGAAGGCGAGAAGGAGCGCGTCCAGTATTTCGAGGGGATCGTGATCGGCTTCCACCGGAACGCCGTCTCCGGCACCTTCAAGGTCCGCAAGGAATCGTACGGCGTCGGCGTCGAGCGCACCTACCCGATCCACTCCCCCCTCATCGAAAAGATCGAGGTGAAGAAGAGGGGCGACGTCCGCCGCGCGAAGCTCTTCTACCTGCGCGAGGTGTCCGGGAAGAAGGCGCGCATCCGCGAGAAGAAGGACTGGCTTTCGAAAAAGGAGGCGCCGCCCGCCCCCCCGGCGACGCCGAAGGAGTAG